The following proteins are encoded in a genomic region of Triticum dicoccoides isolate Atlit2015 ecotype Zavitan chromosome 1B, WEW_v2.0, whole genome shotgun sequence:
- the LOC119326010 gene encoding uncharacterized isomerase BH0283-like isoform X2, with protein sequence MANRAVQYAMVDAFTGEPFKGNPAAVCLLDDEAAADDDRWLQSVAAEFNVSQTAFLSRRDGGSSSFTPRFRLRWFSPATEVPLCGHGTLASAHLLFTAVLAKQHDVIEFVTESGVLTARKVPVASSRPRVTEEEQGKPFIELDFPTSDVLVDCSSSHELPSIFLKAAPVVGVHRAAITDDFIVELSSGEEVADVLPNLEQLKKCAGRGVIVTGQAPPGCGYDFFSRFFAPKKGVDEDPVCGSAHCALAPYWARKLGKQRLTAF encoded by the exons ATGGCCAACCGAGCCGTCCAGTACGCCATG GTGGATGCCTTCACTGGCGAGCCGTTCAAGGGCAACCCGGCGGCGGTGTGCCTCCTGGATGACGAAGCCGCGGCCGATGACGACCGGTGGCTTCAGTCTGTCGCCGCGGAGTTCAACGTCTCCCAGACGGCCTTCCTCTCCCGCCGCGACGGCGGCTCCAGCTCGTTCACCCCGCGGTTCCGCCTCCGCTGGTTCAGCCCCGCCACCGAGGTCCCGCTGTGCGGGCACGGGACACTGGCGTCCGCCCACCTCCTCTTCACCGCCGTCCTCGCGAAGCAGCACGACGTGATCGAGTTCGTGACCGAGTCCGGGGTCCTGACCGCCCGGAAGGTTCCCGTTGCAAGTTCGCGGCCGCGGGTGACGGAGGAGGAGCAGGGGAAACCGTTCATCGAGCTGGATTTCCCTACGAGCGATGTTCTCGTGGACTGCAGCTCCAGCCACGAGCTGCCGTCCATATTCCTGAAGGCCGCGCCCGTCGTCGGAGTTCATCGAGCGGCAATCACCGACGACTTCATT GTAGAACTTTCATCGGGAGAAGAGGTTGCTGATGTCCTTCCTAACTTGGAACAACTTAAAAAGTGTGCTGGCAGAGGTGTTATTGTTACAGGACAGGCGCCACCTGGATGTGGTTATGACTTCTTCTCACGTTTCTTCGCCCCGAAAAAAGGGGTAGACGAG GACCCTGTTTGTGGCAGTGCACACTGTGCTCTAGCACCATACTGGGCCCGAAAACTGGGCAAACAAAGACTGACGGCGTTTTAA
- the LOC119326010 gene encoding uncharacterized isomerase BH0283-like isoform X1, translating into MANRAVQYAMVDAFTGEPFKGNPAAVCLLDDEAAADDDRWLQSVAAEFNVSQTAFLSRRDGGSSSFTPRFRLRWFSPATEVPLCGHGTLASAHLLFTAVLAKQHDVIEFVTESGVLTARKVPVASSRPRVTEEEQGKPFIELDFPTSDVLVDCSSSHELPSIFLKAAPVVGVHRAAITDDFIVELSSGEEVADVLPNLEQLKKCAGRGVIVTGQAPPGCGYDFFSRFFAPKKGVDEVSKRTGTLYLELDAANRRVKIQGQAVTVMVGTLLA; encoded by the exons ATGGCCAACCGAGCCGTCCAGTACGCCATG GTGGATGCCTTCACTGGCGAGCCGTTCAAGGGCAACCCGGCGGCGGTGTGCCTCCTGGATGACGAAGCCGCGGCCGATGACGACCGGTGGCTTCAGTCTGTCGCCGCGGAGTTCAACGTCTCCCAGACGGCCTTCCTCTCCCGCCGCGACGGCGGCTCCAGCTCGTTCACCCCGCGGTTCCGCCTCCGCTGGTTCAGCCCCGCCACCGAGGTCCCGCTGTGCGGGCACGGGACACTGGCGTCCGCCCACCTCCTCTTCACCGCCGTCCTCGCGAAGCAGCACGACGTGATCGAGTTCGTGACCGAGTCCGGGGTCCTGACCGCCCGGAAGGTTCCCGTTGCAAGTTCGCGGCCGCGGGTGACGGAGGAGGAGCAGGGGAAACCGTTCATCGAGCTGGATTTCCCTACGAGCGATGTTCTCGTGGACTGCAGCTCCAGCCACGAGCTGCCGTCCATATTCCTGAAGGCCGCGCCCGTCGTCGGAGTTCATCGAGCGGCAATCACCGACGACTTCATT GTAGAACTTTCATCGGGAGAAGAGGTTGCTGATGTCCTTCCTAACTTGGAACAACTTAAAAAGTGTGCTGGCAGAGGTGTTATTGTTACAGGACAGGCGCCACCTGGATGTGGTTATGACTTCTTCTCACGTTTCTTCGCCCCGAAAAAAGGGGTAGACGAG GTATCTAAAAGGACCGGAACACTTTATCTGGAGTTGGATGCTGCAAATCGGAGGGTAAAAATTCAAGGACAAGCCGTTACTGTGATGGTTGGAACACTCCTagcttag